A stretch of the Thiocystis violascens DSM 198 genome encodes the following:
- a CDS encoding hemerythrin domain-containing protein: protein MSDLNVYRNSHAELRQMIDDLNSILTPELLKIRPNAKTAYELLCDLGKKVRSHLADEDRSLYPTLLIHEDPKIKSIAWGFISGEKPLRKIFDDYHKRWLKNCDFKFTDDFLAETHEVFEMVASRIDREEQVLLPKLLEIGVFQETQQSGSPSF from the coding sequence ATGTCTGACCTGAATGTTTACCGCAATTCGCACGCCGAACTGCGCCAGATGATCGACGATCTGAACTCGATTCTGACACCGGAACTGTTGAAGATCCGGCCGAACGCCAAAACCGCCTATGAGCTGCTCTGCGATCTCGGAAAAAAGGTGCGAAGCCATCTGGCGGATGAGGATCGGAGTCTCTATCCGACACTGCTGATTCATGAAGATCCGAAAATCAAGTCCATTGCCTGGGGCTTCATCAGCGGCGAAAAGCCGCTCCGCAAGATTTTCGACGATTACCACAAGCGCTGGCTCAAAAACTGCGATTTTAAATTTACCGACGATTTTCTGGCCGAAACCCATGAGGTCTTCGAGATGGTGGCCAGTCGCATCGATCGCGAGGAACAGGTGCTTTTGCCCAAGCTGCTGGAAATCGGAGTTTTTCAGGAAACGCAGCAGTCCGGATCCCCGAGTTTCTGA
- a CDS encoding SDR family oxidoreductase, producing MTDSTALKQTIPQKSGQDSAGQAAGLPALCLVFGASGYIGSHLVPYLLGEGFSVRACSRNPAVLEARGWPGVGIVGADALVPETLAAALAGVEVAYYLVHSMSAGRDFGRLDLEAARHFAQAAGVAGVRRIVYLGGLVPDDAQSEHIVSRRDTGVVLRGGPVPVTEIRAGIIVGPGSAAFEVMRDLVYHLPAMITPRWVSAKSPPIALENLLRYLARVPWMEETAARSFDAAGPETLTYAEMMRILAEEAGKRPPWIIPVPVLTPQLSAYWLRFITSVPTPIARALIEGLRHDFYARDEELRRLVPQPLLGFRDAVRAAFEIERRGAVVSRWVEGAFAVRHQQIDYAYYAKRASGSAETAADPAAVWRVVAAIGGDNRYYYLNTLWSIREWMDWIVGGPGLQRGRRHAEEVRTGDRIDYWTVMGAEPERRLSLAFGMRAPGAGVLEFELEPLTTGGTRLTATAYWHPAGVWGLLYWYSLEPLHRRLFKGLTREICRRAEQDIRAQRNRQNRSQTR from the coding sequence ATGACTGACTCGACTGCGTTGAAACAGACCATCCCTCAGAAGTCGGGGCAAGACAGCGCCGGGCAAGCCGCCGGCTTGCCGGCTCTGTGCCTGGTCTTTGGCGCCAGTGGCTACATCGGCAGTCATCTGGTGCCTTATCTGCTCGGGGAGGGATTCTCGGTCCGCGCCTGCTCCCGCAACCCAGCGGTGCTGGAGGCGCGCGGCTGGCCGGGCGTCGGGATCGTCGGCGCGGATGCGCTGGTCCCGGAGACCCTCGCCGCCGCGCTGGCAGGTGTCGAGGTCGCCTACTATCTGGTCCACTCGATGTCCGCCGGAAGGGATTTCGGGCGCCTGGATCTGGAGGCGGCACGCCATTTCGCACAGGCCGCGGGCGTTGCCGGGGTCAGACGCATCGTTTATCTGGGCGGTCTGGTGCCGGACGACGCGCAGAGCGAGCATATCGTCTCGCGGCGCGATACCGGCGTGGTGCTGCGCGGCGGACCGGTACCGGTGACCGAGATCCGGGCAGGCATCATCGTCGGACCGGGCTCGGCCGCCTTCGAGGTGATGCGCGATTTGGTTTATCATCTGCCGGCGATGATCACGCCGCGCTGGGTCAGCGCGAAATCGCCGCCCATCGCGCTGGAAAACCTGCTCCGGTATCTCGCGCGGGTGCCCTGGATGGAGGAAACCGCCGCGCGCAGTTTCGATGCGGCCGGACCGGAAACCCTGACCTACGCGGAGATGATGCGTATCCTCGCCGAGGAAGCCGGCAAACGGCCACCCTGGATCATCCCGGTCCCGGTGCTGACGCCGCAACTGTCCGCGTATTGGCTGCGCTTTATCACCTCGGTGCCGACCCCCATTGCCCGCGCCCTGATCGAGGGGCTCCGGCATGACTTTTACGCCCGGGACGAGGAACTGCGTCGTCTCGTCCCCCAGCCCCTGCTGGGATTTCGGGACGCCGTGCGCGCCGCGTTCGAGATCGAACGCCGCGGCGCTGTCGTCAGCCGCTGGGTCGAGGGAGCCTTTGCCGTGCGCCATCAACAGATCGACTATGCCTATTACGCCAAGCGCGCGAGCGGCAGCGCCGAGACCGCCGCCGACCCCGCCGCAGTTTGGCGGGTCGTGGCGGCCATCGGCGGCGACAATCGCTATTACTATCTGAACACGCTTTGGTCGATCCGCGAATGGATGGACTGGATCGTCGGCGGGCCGGGTCTCCAGCGCGGCCGACGCCATGCCGAGGAGGTTCGCACGGGCGACCGCATCGATTATTGGACGGTGATGGGCGCCGAGCCCGAACGCCGTCTGAGCCTCGCGTTCGGCATGCGCGCGCCGGGTGCCGGCGTGCTGGAATTCGAGCTGGAACCGCTGACCACCGGGGGCACCCGTCTGACCGCCACCGCCTACTGGCATCCAGCCGGGGTCTGGGGACTGCTGTACTGGTATTCGCTGGAGCCTCTTCACCGGAGGCTCTTCAAAGGTCTAACCCGTGAGATCTGCCGCCGCGCCGAGCAGGACATCCGGGCACAACGCAATCGACAGAACCGTTCGCAAACGAGGTAA
- a CDS encoding S-methyl-5'-thioinosine phosphorylase has product MSLLAIIGGSGFAGIPALSVLDARQVDTPYGETSAPVTRGRFGGNEVLFLPRHGPSHHLPPHRINYRANLWALRACGARRVIALAAVGGITARFCPTALAVPDQIIDYTYGREHTIYDGAAGGVEHIDLTAPYCEELRLAVMAACDRMGHSVIRQGTYGATQGPRLETAAEIGRYERDGCDMVGMTGMPEASLARELDLCYASFAFVVNWAAGKSDGIIDMREIETNLARCVERVEAVLMSLASDR; this is encoded by the coding sequence ATGTCTCTTCTTGCAATCATCGGGGGGTCGGGCTTTGCGGGAATTCCCGCCTTGTCGGTGCTTGATGCGCGGCAGGTCGACACGCCCTACGGTGAAACGTCGGCCCCTGTCACGCGGGGACGATTCGGCGGGAACGAGGTGCTGTTTCTTCCTCGTCACGGCCCGTCCCACCATCTGCCGCCACATCGGATAAACTATCGCGCCAATCTGTGGGCGTTGCGTGCCTGCGGTGCCAGGCGGGTGATCGCCTTGGCCGCGGTTGGCGGTATCACGGCGCGTTTTTGCCCAACCGCCTTGGCGGTTCCCGATCAGATCATCGACTACACCTACGGACGCGAGCACACCATCTACGATGGCGCGGCCGGGGGTGTCGAGCATATCGACCTGACGGCACCCTATTGCGAAGAGTTGCGTCTTGCCGTGATGGCAGCCTGTGACCGAATGGGACACTCGGTCATCCGTCAGGGAACCTACGGTGCCACGCAGGGGCCTCGATTGGAAACAGCGGCGGAGATCGGACGCTACGAGCGCGACGGTTGCGACATGGTCGGCATGACCGGTATGCCAGAGGCGAGTCTTGCGCGGGAGTTGGATCTCTGCTACGCCAGCTTTGCCTTCGTCGTCAATTGGGCGGCGGGAAAATCCGACGGCATCATCGACATGCGCGAGATCGAGACGAACCTTGCGCGTTGCGTGGAGCGAGTCGAGGCGGTGTTGATGTCCCTTGCGTCTGATCGATAA
- the rimP gene encoding ribosome maturation factor RimP, protein MQSADSSITKLARGVVEPMGYELVGVEFFPHGASGATLRVYIDHERGITVDDCTAVSHQLSGVLDVEDPLPGHYDLEVSSPGIDRPLVFPEHFQRFAGRRVRIRLAEKLDGRRRLEGMLLGFEAGTIKLDADDRLWEIPLDDVESARLVYEFRASGETARNDDD, encoded by the coding sequence ATGCAGTCGGCAGACAGCAGTATTACCAAATTGGCGCGCGGGGTTGTGGAGCCCATGGGCTATGAGCTCGTGGGCGTGGAATTTTTTCCGCATGGTGCCAGTGGCGCCACGCTGCGGGTCTATATCGATCATGAGCGGGGCATTACGGTGGATGACTGCACCGCAGTCAGTCACCAGTTGAGCGGCGTCCTGGATGTCGAGGATCCTCTCCCCGGGCACTATGATCTGGAGGTGTCCTCGCCCGGCATTGATCGGCCGCTGGTCTTTCCCGAGCATTTCCAACGTTTCGCGGGTCGTCGCGTCAGAATTCGCCTGGCTGAAAAGCTGGATGGGCGCCGCAGGCTGGAAGGCATGCTGCTAGGTTTCGAGGCCGGAACGATCAAGCTGGATGCCGATGATCGTCTTTGGGAGATTCCGCTCGATGATGTGGAGTCCGCTCGTCTCGTCTACGAATTTCGAGCCTCGGGCGAGACGGCACGCAATGATGACGATTGA
- the nagZ gene encoding beta-N-acetylhexosaminidase yields MSLGSIMLDLAGTALDAEDRELLVHPAVGGVILFSRNAESPAQIAELTASIHGLREPRLLVGVDQEGGRVQRFREGFTRLPPAGRFGQLHARDPARARAACASVAWLMAAELRAVGVDFSFAPVLDLDRSISQVIGDRGFASQAMPVCDLAAAWMGGARRAGMASVGKHFPGHGGVAADSHAELPTDSRGLAEIEREDLVPFQRLIDHGLEAVMPAHVVYPCIDRRPAGFSSIWLRDVLRGRLGFQGVIFSDDLNMAAAGAGGNYVERAQSAEQAGCDMLLICNNRPAAAAIVEAFGDRRDPVVVLRQVRMRGRGQFDRARLREQPEWARAIRSVAQLEELETRDLGLADPTETGRAG; encoded by the coding sequence ATGTCGCTGGGATCTATCATGCTCGACCTCGCGGGAACGGCGCTCGATGCCGAGGATCGCGAGCTTTTGGTCCATCCCGCCGTCGGCGGGGTGATCCTCTTCTCGCGCAATGCCGAGTCGCCGGCGCAGATCGCCGAACTCACGGCGTCGATCCATGGTTTGCGCGAGCCGCGTCTGCTGGTCGGCGTCGATCAGGAAGGCGGCCGCGTGCAGCGCTTTCGCGAGGGCTTCACGCGTCTGCCGCCAGCGGGGCGTTTCGGCCAACTGCACGCGCGCGATCCGGCGCGCGCGCGCGCGGCCTGCGCGTCGGTGGCCTGGTTGATGGCCGCCGAGTTGCGGGCCGTCGGGGTCGATTTCAGTTTCGCGCCGGTGCTGGATCTGGACCGGTCGATCAGCCAGGTCATCGGCGATCGCGGCTTTGCGTCCCAGGCGATGCCGGTCTGCGATCTGGCCGCGGCCTGGATGGGGGGCGCCCGGCGCGCCGGCATGGCCTCGGTGGGCAAGCACTTTCCGGGACATGGCGGGGTCGCGGCGGATTCGCATGCCGAACTGCCGACCGATTCGCGTGGCCTCGCGGAGATCGAACGGGAGGATCTGGTGCCGTTCCAGCGCCTGATCGATCATGGCCTGGAGGCCGTGATGCCGGCGCACGTCGTCTATCCGTGCATCGATCGGCGACCGGCCGGATTCTCGTCGATCTGGTTGCGGGACGTTCTGCGCGGCCGGCTTGGTTTTCAGGGAGTCATTTTCAGCGACGATCTCAACATGGCGGCGGCCGGCGCGGGCGGGAATTATGTCGAGCGCGCGCAGTCCGCCGAGCAGGCGGGGTGCGACATGCTGCTGATCTGCAACAATCGGCCCGCGGCGGCGGCAATCGTCGAAGCCTTTGGCGACCGCCGCGATCCGGTCGTTGTCCTGCGTCAGGTGCGCATGCGGGGGCGCGGGCAATTCGATCGCGCGCGTCTGCGCGAACAGCCTGAGTGGGCGCGCGCGATCCGTTCCGTGGCTCAGCTCGAAGAGTTGGAGACGCGGGATCTCGGGCTGGCCGATCCAACCGAAACGGGGCGCGCGGGATGA
- a CDS encoding methyl-accepting chemotaxis protein, whose protein sequence is MKINLPVTNRENDYAASLVIVSTTDTKGTITYCNKPFIDISGFREDELLGVNHNVVRHPDMPTAAFKDLWSTVQKGKPWRGIVKNRCKNGDHYWVDAYVTPVYEGETLIGYQSVRTKPKRGQIDQAERLYARVRERKLEDLPRRWIPEFGHGVWITLAFTLVGLGAVAAGWFGSLWIGLATLAAGMILAQVSTRTIFSPIRESVAAAKKIAAGDLNFPIHVVRNNETAEILQAIKMLQSRLATVIGNIQESASGVAVSVGQLALASNSTHRLMEQQHQETDMVATAMNEMSATVAEVANNTTAAADAAHQASADAQAGRVIVRESVHGIQQLAEGVSEAAEAIGRLGDESENIGKILDVIRSIAGQTNLLALNAAIEAARAGEAGRGFAVVADEVRALAQRTQDATQEIQAMIQRLQEGSRSAVAVMKRGSEQAERSVLSASETDRSLDSITQSVDRINEMNAQIATAAEEQSAVVEEMNRNVESIRHLSMQTLESTDSVVSATGHLEDLAGRLATLVNQYKV, encoded by the coding sequence ATGAAGATCAATCTGCCGGTCACCAACCGGGAAAACGATTACGCCGCGTCGCTCGTGATCGTCTCCACCACCGACACCAAGGGCACCATCACCTACTGTAACAAGCCATTTATCGACATCAGCGGATTCCGGGAAGACGAACTGCTGGGTGTCAATCACAATGTGGTGAGACATCCCGACATGCCCACGGCAGCCTTCAAGGATCTCTGGTCGACGGTGCAGAAGGGCAAACCCTGGCGCGGGATCGTCAAGAATCGCTGCAAAAATGGCGATCATTACTGGGTGGATGCCTATGTCACTCCGGTCTACGAAGGCGAAACCCTGATCGGCTATCAGTCGGTCAGAACGAAACCGAAGCGCGGGCAGATCGACCAGGCGGAGCGGCTCTACGCCCGGGTGCGCGAGCGCAAGCTGGAGGATCTGCCCAGGCGATGGATTCCCGAATTCGGGCATGGCGTCTGGATCACCCTGGCTTTTACGCTGGTTGGGTTGGGCGCGGTCGCCGCCGGCTGGTTCGGCAGCCTCTGGATCGGCCTGGCCACGCTGGCGGCGGGCATGATTCTGGCGCAAGTCAGCACACGAACGATCTTCTCGCCCATTCGAGAGAGTGTCGCGGCGGCGAAAAAGATCGCCGCCGGCGATCTGAATTTCCCCATTCATGTCGTGCGCAACAACGAGACGGCGGAGATCCTCCAGGCTATCAAGATGCTTCAGTCCCGCCTGGCAACGGTGATCGGCAACATCCAGGAGTCTGCGTCCGGAGTGGCCGTGTCGGTCGGCCAGTTGGCGCTTGCGAGCAACTCCACGCATCGCCTGATGGAACAGCAGCACCAGGAAACCGACATGGTCGCCACCGCCATGAACGAGATGTCCGCCACCGTGGCCGAGGTCGCCAACAACACCACCGCCGCCGCCGATGCGGCGCACCAGGCGAGCGCCGACGCTCAGGCGGGCCGCGTGATCGTGCGCGAGAGCGTGCACGGCATCCAGCAACTAGCCGAAGGCGTCTCCGAGGCCGCCGAGGCCATCGGTCGGCTGGGCGACGAATCGGAGAATATCGGCAAGATCCTGGATGTGATCCGCAGCATCGCCGGCCAGACCAATCTGCTGGCCCTGAATGCGGCGATCGAGGCGGCGCGGGCCGGCGAGGCGGGGCGCGGTTTCGCGGTCGTCGCCGACGAGGTACGCGCCCTGGCGCAACGCACCCAGGATGCCACGCAGGAAATCCAGGCCATGATCCAGCGTCTGCAGGAAGGCTCGCGCAGCGCCGTGGCCGTGATGAAGCGCGGGAGCGAGCAGGCGGAACGCAGCGTCCTCTCGGCCTCGGAGACCGACCGATCGCTGGATTCGATCACGCAGTCGGTCGACCGCATCAACGAGATGAATGCTCAGATCGCGACCGCCGCCGAGGAACAGAGCGCGGTGGTGGAAGAGATGAACCGCAATGTGGAAAGTATTCGGCACCTGTCCATGCAGACGTTGGAGAGCACCGATTCCGTGGTGTCGGCCACCGGTCATCTGGAGGATCTGGCGGGCCGGCTGGCCACGCTGGTGAATCAATACAAGGTCTGA
- a CDS encoding alpha/beta fold hydrolase: MDSAIARAGSTATTRNPSLPAAIDASRHDYVSRLGGRIHYYADTSATGRPLVLIHSINAAPSAFEMKPLFEHYRSQRPVFALDLPGFGHSDRSNRRYSPELFAGVIAEFLETIVKSTADLIAFSLGCEFAARATLMKPELVASLALLSPTGFNIRGLPTGKAAERAHKALSVPVINDGLFGLLTTRPSIKYFYNQVFKGAIPPGLVDYAHATTHQPGAKYAPLYFLSGQLFTPKAGDTLYGKLTQPVLVVYDKDPNIDFHELPGFLSRHPGWRAEQLTPTRGMPQWEKPAETAAAIDRFWSTLKTD, encoded by the coding sequence ATGGACTCCGCTATCGCCCGCGCTGGCAGCACCGCCACGACCCGCAACCCGTCGCTTCCCGCCGCCATCGACGCCTCCCGTCACGATTATGTCTCGCGGCTTGGCGGGCGGATTCACTATTACGCCGACACATCCGCCACCGGCCGTCCGCTGGTCCTGATTCACAGCATCAACGCCGCGCCGAGCGCCTTCGAGATGAAGCCGCTGTTCGAGCACTATCGCTCGCAGCGTCCGGTGTTCGCGCTGGATCTTCCCGGCTTCGGACACTCCGACCGCAGCAACCGGCGCTATTCGCCCGAGTTGTTCGCCGGCGTCATCGCCGAATTCCTGGAGACGATCGTCAAGTCCACGGCCGATCTGATCGCGTTTTCGCTCGGCTGCGAGTTTGCCGCCCGCGCGACCCTGATGAAACCCGAACTGGTGGCCAGTCTGGCCCTGCTGTCGCCCACTGGATTCAACATCCGCGGACTTCCGACCGGCAAGGCGGCCGAGCGTGCTCACAAGGCGTTGAGCGTGCCGGTGATCAATGACGGGCTGTTCGGCCTGCTCACCACGCGCCCCAGCATCAAATATTTTTACAATCAGGTGTTCAAGGGCGCCATCCCGCCCGGACTCGTCGACTACGCTCATGCGACCACGCACCAGCCGGGCGCCAAGTATGCCCCGCTGTATTTCCTGTCCGGTCAACTTTTCACCCCCAAGGCGGGTGATACCCTGTACGGTAAACTGACCCAGCCGGTTCTGGTGGTCTACGACAAGGATCCGAACATCGACTTCCACGAATTGCCGGGCTTTCTGAGCCGTCATCCGGGCTGGCGGGCTGAACAGCTCACACCCACCCGTGGCATGCCCCAATGGGAGAAACCCGCCGAAACCGCCGCCGCCATCGACCGCTTCTGGTCGACGCTCAAGACCGACTGA
- a CDS encoding alpha/beta hydrolase, with product MACLFVSGCTGQFVRQVGVGGLPSGRPAGIAVADGVVLSRTACALRYRVYRPAGVAPGDLAVVGHGFLRAKERMTGLATALAKSGVTTATLDFCNDRLWDGGHARNALDMMTVADALGARRVVYTGFSAGALSALIAARNDRRAVGVVALDLVDARALGVRMASGLKPPLIGLVGDASRCNASQNGLAVYAASPNAVVQRMIGADHCDFESPTDWVCRLTCARGEASPGSPRQDILRAATAAVQSLLRDATGSEACGEE from the coding sequence ATGGCTTGTCTGTTTGTGTCGGGTTGCACGGGGCAGTTTGTCCGCCAGGTCGGGGTCGGTGGCTTGCCGTCGGGACGGCCGGCCGGGATTGCCGTCGCGGACGGCGTCGTGCTCTCCAGGACCGCTTGCGCGCTGCGTTATCGGGTGTACCGACCGGCCGGCGTGGCCCCTGGCGATCTGGCGGTCGTGGGGCATGGGTTCCTGCGCGCCAAGGAGCGCATGACTGGGCTCGCGACCGCCTTGGCCAAGTCCGGCGTGACGACCGCGACACTGGATTTCTGCAACGATCGGCTCTGGGACGGCGGCCATGCTCGCAATGCGCTCGATATGATGACGGTCGCGGACGCACTCGGGGCGCGCCGGGTGGTGTATACGGGTTTTTCGGCCGGCGCGCTCTCCGCGCTGATCGCCGCCCGCAACGATCGGCGCGCGGTGGGCGTGGTGGCGCTGGATCTGGTCGATGCGCGGGCCTTGGGGGTCCGGATGGCGTCCGGTCTGAAGCCGCCCCTGATCGGACTGGTCGGCGACGCCTCGCGCTGTAACGCCTCTCAGAATGGACTAGCGGTCTATGCCGCCAGCCCGAACGCCGTTGTGCAACGAATGATTGGGGCGGATCACTGCGATTTCGAGTCGCCGACCGACTGGGTCTGCCGACTGACTTGCGCGCGCGGCGAGGCGAGCCCCGGATCGCCCCGCCAGGATATTCTTCGCGCGGCCACAGCGGCGGTGCAATCGCTGTTGCGGGATGCGACCGGGTCCGAAGCGTGCGGCGAGGAATGA
- a CDS encoding hypoxanthine-guanine phosphoribosyltransferase, translating to MKLDAIEYAAIAGRADCLVTPAEMDAALDRMAGVLTERLAGKDPLVLCVMTGGIVVTGLLLPRLHFQLRLDYLHASRYRGTTSGGEIVWRYRPSEAIRGEHILVLDDVLDEGVTLDQVIRACHEDGAASVLSAVLVEKCRPHQCEADVVGVRVPNRYLYGDGLDYKNYFRNAHGVFAVADEDL from the coding sequence ATGAAGCTCGACGCCATCGAGTACGCCGCCATTGCGGGTCGCGCCGACTGTCTGGTAACGCCCGCGGAAATGGACGCCGCGCTCGATCGGATGGCGGGCGTGCTGACCGAGCGCCTGGCGGGCAAGGATCCGCTGGTGCTTTGCGTCATGACCGGCGGGATCGTCGTGACCGGCCTGCTCCTGCCAAGACTTCACTTTCAATTGCGGCTCGATTATCTCCATGCGAGCCGCTATCGGGGGACGACCAGCGGTGGCGAGATCGTCTGGCGCTACCGCCCGTCGGAAGCGATTCGCGGCGAGCACATCCTGGTTCTCGACGATGTTCTGGACGAAGGCGTCACGCTCGACCAGGTGATCCGCGCCTGCCATGAAGACGGCGCCGCCAGTGTGCTTTCGGCGGTTCTGGTCGAGAAGTGCCGTCCGCACCAGTGCGAGGCCGATGTGGTGGGAGTCCGGGTTCCAAACCGGTATCTCTACGGTGATGGTCTCGACTATAAAAATTATTTCCGAAATGCCCATGGCGTCTTCGCGGTTGCCGACGAAGATCTCTGA
- a CDS encoding isochorismate synthase, with protein MLAPLKVLEQLKARLHETIGTLPLGQPGGYASLILELPHGLGIAPDLAGPQFHFAHNHRGDLRAGYGIAGEWRARGPDRLRILRAAAKGVAANWQHMDPDETGFLGFGMLGFAASPNESPNAGLAELPNAIFWLPELALCSHDGQAALILTTALPMGIDSLLTRWQNQLDQIVPLLDLPALDPLTPAHLDRGLSTPDQEDWRELVFAALDEIDQERLRKVVLCRRLRLTGQRRFDLTRLNAALTYLFPSCQVVSIRRHRTSFVAATPERLFTQRRDRIEADAIAGTACRAEDAERDAQITRGLRTCEKNLREHQVVVEAVTEALSQCSRSLEPPDGPRILQLNNVQHLRSIVRGELHPDVDVFRLAELLHPTPATNGQPRQEARDWLDRSEPLERGWYTGAAGIVEPDLTGELWVLLRCARISERIADLYAGAGIVAGSDPMSEWEETEHKLAAMSTALQFA; from the coding sequence ATGCTCGCACCGCTCAAAGTTCTGGAGCAGCTCAAGGCTCGCCTCCACGAAACGATCGGCACCCTGCCCCTCGGACAACCGGGCGGCTATGCCTCGCTGATCCTCGAACTCCCCCACGGGCTCGGTATCGCGCCCGATCTGGCGGGACCGCAGTTCCATTTCGCGCACAACCATCGCGGCGACCTGCGCGCCGGCTACGGCATCGCCGGCGAGTGGCGGGCGCGGGGTCCGGACCGCTTGCGGATTCTGCGCGCGGCGGCCAAGGGCGTCGCGGCCAACTGGCAGCACATGGATCCGGACGAAACCGGCTTTCTGGGCTTCGGGATGCTGGGCTTTGCCGCCTCGCCCAACGAATCGCCGAACGCGGGGCTAGCGGAACTGCCGAACGCCATCTTCTGGCTGCCGGAACTGGCGCTCTGCTCGCACGATGGACAGGCCGCGCTCATCCTCACCACCGCGCTACCGATGGGGATCGACTCCCTACTAACACGCTGGCAGAACCAACTGGACCAGATCGTGCCATTGCTCGATCTGCCAGCGCTCGACCCGCTCACGCCGGCGCACCTGGATCGTGGCCTCAGCACGCCCGATCAGGAGGATTGGCGCGAACTGGTGTTCGCCGCGCTCGACGAGATCGACCAGGAGCGACTGCGCAAAGTCGTTCTCTGTCGCCGCCTGCGCCTGACTGGCCAGCGACGCTTCGACCTAACCCGGCTCAACGCGGCCCTGACCTATCTGTTTCCCTCCTGCCAGGTGGTGAGCATCCGTCGCCATCGGACTAGTTTCGTCGCCGCGACCCCCGAGCGTCTCTTCACCCAGCGCCGCGACCGCATCGAGGCCGACGCCATCGCCGGCACCGCCTGTCGCGCCGAGGACGCCGAGCGCGACGCGCAAATCACCCGGGGTCTGCGGACCTGCGAAAAGAATCTGCGCGAGCATCAGGTTGTGGTTGAGGCCGTGACCGAGGCGTTGAGCCAATGCAGCCGCTCCCTGGAGCCGCCCGATGGCCCGCGAATTCTGCAACTCAACAACGTCCAGCATCTGCGGAGCATCGTGCGGGGCGAGTTACACCCAGACGTGGATGTCTTTCGACTCGCCGAGTTGCTCCATCCCACCCCGGCGACCAACGGACAGCCGCGTCAGGAAGCGCGCGACTGGCTGGATCGGAGCGAACCGCTGGAGCGCGGCTGGTACACCGGCGCCGCCGGCATCGTCGAGCCGGATCTGACCGGCGAACTCTGGGTGCTGCTGCGCTGCGCGCGCATCAGCGAGCGGATCGCCGACCTCTACGCCGGGGCCGGAATTGTCGCCGGTTCGGATCCCATGAGCGAATGGGAAGAGACCGAGCACAAGCTCGCCGCCATGTCGACCGCGCTTCAGTTCGCTTGA